The Camelus ferus isolate YT-003-E chromosome 4, BCGSAC_Cfer_1.0, whole genome shotgun sequence genome has a segment encoding these proteins:
- the TNFSF15 gene encoding tumor necrosis factor ligand superfamily member 15 isoform X1 gives MGGSLWPGGVTGNSRTSRSMAEDLGLGFGESASVEMLPEDSGCRPKARAGSASRSSSARWALTCCLVSLPILAGLTTYLLVGQLRAQGEACVFQTPKGQEVGPSHQRVYAPPRAGGDKPRAHLTVVRQTPTQPLKNQFPALHWEHELGLAFTKNRMNYTNKFLVIPESGDYFVYSQITFRGTTSECGEISQRRRLSKPDSIIVVITKVTDSYPEPTQLLMGTKSVCEIGSNWFQPIYLGAMFSLHEGDKLTVNVSDISLVDYTKEDKTFFGAFLL, from the exons ATGGGGGGGTCTCTCTGGCCAGGAGGAGTCACAGGCAACTCCAGGACCAGCAGGAGCATGGCAGAGGATCTGGGGCTGGGCTTTGGGGAATCAGCCAGCGTGGAAATGCTGCCTGAGGACAGCGGCTGCAGGCCCAAGGCCAGAGCTGGGTCAGCATCCAGGAGCAGCAGTGCACGCTGGGCTCTCACCTGCTGCCTGGTATCACTCCCCATCCTGGCAGGACTCACCACCTACCTGCTCGTTGGCCAGCTCCGGGCCCAAGGAGAGGCTTGTGTGTTCCAG ACTCCAAAAGGACAGGAGGTTGGACCTTCACATCAGCGAGTCT ATGCACCTCCTAGAGCTGGTGGAGATAAGCCAAGGGCACATCTGACAG TTGTGAGACAAACTCCCACACAGCCCTTGAAAAATCAATTCCCAGCTCTGCACTGGGAACATGAACTTGGCTTGGCCTTCACCAAGAACCGGATGAACTATACCAACAAGTTCCTGGTGATCCCAGAGTCAGGAGACTACTTTGTTTACTCTCAGATCACATTCCGAGGGACCACATCCGAGTGTGGCGAAATCAGTCAACGGAGACGACTCAGCAAGCCAGACTCCATCATCGTGGTCATCACCAAGGTAACAGACAGCTACCCCGAGCCAACCCAGCTCCTAATGGGGACCAAGTCAGTGTGTGAAATAGGCAGCAACTGGTTCCAACCCATCTATCTAGGGGCCATGTTCTCCCTGCATGAAGGGGACAAGCTGACAGTGAATGTCAGTGACATCTCTTTGGTGGATTacacaaaagaagataaaacctTCTTTGGAGCTTTCTTGCTATAG
- the TNFSF15 gene encoding tumor necrosis factor ligand superfamily member 15 isoform X2, translating to MGGSLWPGGVTGNSRTSRSMAEDLGLGFGESASVEMLPEDSGCRPKARAGSASRSSSARWALTCCLVSLPILAGLTTYLLVGQLRAQGEACVFQTPKGQEVGPSHQRVYAPPRAGGDKPRAHLTVVRQTPTQPLKNQFPALHWEHELGLAFTKNRMNYTNKFLVIPESGDYFVYSQITFRGTTSECGEISQRRRLSKPDSIIVVITKVVPLWSHKGKEEKEGVN from the exons ATGGGGGGGTCTCTCTGGCCAGGAGGAGTCACAGGCAACTCCAGGACCAGCAGGAGCATGGCAGAGGATCTGGGGCTGGGCTTTGGGGAATCAGCCAGCGTGGAAATGCTGCCTGAGGACAGCGGCTGCAGGCCCAAGGCCAGAGCTGGGTCAGCATCCAGGAGCAGCAGTGCACGCTGGGCTCTCACCTGCTGCCTGGTATCACTCCCCATCCTGGCAGGACTCACCACCTACCTGCTCGTTGGCCAGCTCCGGGCCCAAGGAGAGGCTTGTGTGTTCCAG ACTCCAAAAGGACAGGAGGTTGGACCTTCACATCAGCGAGTCT ATGCACCTCCTAGAGCTGGTGGAGATAAGCCAAGGGCACATCTGACAG TTGTGAGACAAACTCCCACACAGCCCTTGAAAAATCAATTCCCAGCTCTGCACTGGGAACATGAACTTGGCTTGGCCTTCACCAAGAACCGGATGAACTATACCAACAAGTTCCTGGTGATCCCAGAGTCAGGAGACTACTTTGTTTACTCTCAGATCACATTCCGAGGGACCACATCCGAGTGTGGCGAAATCAGTCAACGGAGACGACTCAGCAAGCCAGACTCCATCATCGTGGTCATCACCAAG GTTGTGCCACTCTGGTCAcacaagggaaaagaagaaaaggagggagtcAACTGA